In one window of Streptomyces sp. NBC_01224 DNA:
- the hisG gene encoding ATP phosphoribosyltransferase has protein sequence MLRIAVPNKGSLSGPAMAMLHEAGYQQRKESKELVLVDPENEVEFFYLRPRDIAIYVSSGRLDIGITGRDLLLDSGADSEEILQLGFARSTFRYATKPGTAQGPQDFDGKTIATSYEGIVAKHLADVGVNASVVHLDGAVETAIELGVAQVIADVVETGTSLRNAGLEVIGEPIMKSEAVVIRRTGAPDDDPKVQQFLRRLQGVLVARSYVMMDYDCRVEHLERAVALTPGLESPTISPLHHEGWVAVRSMVAAREAQRIMDDLYDLGARAILTTAIHACRL, from the coding sequence ATGCTGCGCATCGCCGTCCCCAACAAGGGTTCACTCTCCGGGCCTGCGATGGCGATGCTCCATGAGGCCGGCTACCAGCAGCGCAAGGAGTCCAAGGAGCTCGTCCTCGTCGACCCCGAGAACGAGGTCGAGTTCTTCTACCTGCGGCCGCGCGACATCGCGATCTACGTCAGCTCCGGCCGCCTCGACATCGGCATCACCGGCCGCGACCTGCTGCTGGACTCCGGCGCCGACTCCGAGGAGATCCTCCAGCTCGGCTTCGCCCGTTCCACCTTCCGCTACGCCACCAAGCCGGGCACGGCCCAGGGGCCGCAGGACTTCGACGGCAAGACGATCGCCACTTCCTACGAGGGCATTGTCGCCAAGCACCTCGCCGATGTCGGCGTCAACGCCTCCGTCGTCCACCTCGACGGCGCGGTCGAGACCGCCATCGAACTCGGTGTCGCCCAGGTCATCGCCGATGTCGTGGAGACCGGCACCAGCCTGCGCAACGCCGGACTCGAAGTCATCGGCGAGCCGATCATGAAGTCGGAGGCCGTCGTCATCCGCCGCACCGGCGCACCGGACGACGACCCGAAGGTGCAGCAGTTCCTCCGCCGCCTCCAGGGCGTCCTGGTCGCCCGCAGCTACGTGATGATGGACTACGACTGCCGCGTCGAGCACCTGGAGCGCGCGGTCGCCCTCACCCCGGGCCTGGAGTCGCCGACCATCTCCCCGCTGCACCACGAGGGCTGGGTCGCCGTCCGTTCCATGGTCGCCGCCCGGGAGGCCCAGCGGATCATGGACGATCTGTACGACCTCGGCGCCCGCGCCATCCTCACCACCGCCATCCACGCCTGCCGCCTCTGA
- a CDS encoding PH domain-containing protein, which produces MSAPAPRSELPTLPVTFRPTRTRVVLLTVGAAMFVVITVIALTLEQLSAGERSSFIFTALLFFGVLALLSRPKIVANEDGVTVVNLTRTRRLSWAEILRVNLRVGDPWVFLDLSDGTSMPALGIQPGIAKQQAIRDAHTLRALAENHGTGTDNG; this is translated from the coding sequence ATGTCCGCCCCCGCGCCCCGGTCCGAACTCCCCACGCTCCCGGTCACGTTCCGGCCGACCCGAACCCGGGTGGTCCTGCTGACCGTGGGGGCGGCGATGTTCGTCGTCATCACCGTCATCGCCCTGACCCTGGAGCAGCTGAGCGCGGGGGAGCGGTCCAGCTTCATCTTCACCGCGCTGCTGTTCTTCGGCGTGCTCGCGCTGCTCAGCCGCCCGAAGATCGTCGCGAACGAGGACGGGGTGACGGTGGTCAATCTCACTCGAACGCGCCGACTGTCCTGGGCGGAGATTCTCCGTGTCAACCTGCGCGTCGGCGACCCCTGGGTCTTTCTCGACCTGAGCGACGGGACCAGCATGCCCGCCCTCGGTATCCAGCCGGGAATCGCCAAGCAGCAGGCCATCCGCGACGCCCATACGCTCCGCGCCCTCGCCGAGAACCACGGCACCGGCACGGACAACGGCTGA
- a CDS encoding hemolysin family protein gives MTTPLLLLSAAFLLILANGFFVAAEFGLVTVERPDAERAAAEGDRRARTVVEALRELSFQLSGTQLGITITSLVVGMLAEPALAQLLDGPLTATGLPDGAVSGISVVIGMMVASAVQMVIGELVPKNWAVSRPLQVARFVAGPQHRFSAALRPVISLLNTVANRLVRLLGVEPTDELASARTPGELVSLARHSAEAGTLEQDTADLFVRTLSLAGLTAQHVMTPRVKVSALQSSATAQDVLNLTRATGLSRFPVYRERIDEVVGMIHLKDALAVPAQDRLRTPAGRIAVPPLLVPETLPVEQLLQRLRNEQPIAVVVDEYGGTAGVVTLEDIIEELVGEVRDEHDAEGADRPELASAAPEDGRPAWDAEGSCRVLTLRRIGLDVPDGPYETVAGLVADLLGRIPAPGDRAELPGWRISVRQVGHYRAEKVRFVRTAEVTDPVTEAPVAHGVLEAVR, from the coding sequence ATGACCACCCCCCTGCTGCTTCTGAGCGCAGCATTCCTTCTCATCCTCGCCAACGGATTCTTCGTGGCAGCCGAGTTCGGGCTCGTCACGGTGGAGCGGCCGGACGCCGAGCGCGCCGCCGCCGAGGGCGACCGGCGGGCCCGCACCGTCGTCGAAGCCCTGCGTGAACTCTCCTTCCAGCTCTCCGGCACCCAGCTCGGCATCACCATCACCTCGCTGGTCGTCGGCATGCTCGCCGAACCAGCACTCGCCCAGCTGCTGGACGGCCCCCTCACCGCGACCGGTCTGCCCGACGGCGCCGTATCCGGCATCAGCGTGGTGATCGGGATGATGGTGGCTTCCGCCGTCCAGATGGTGATCGGCGAACTCGTGCCCAAGAACTGGGCGGTCTCCCGGCCGCTCCAGGTCGCCCGGTTCGTCGCCGGCCCCCAGCACCGTTTCTCCGCCGCGCTCCGGCCGGTGATCAGCCTGCTGAACACCGTCGCCAACCGGCTGGTACGACTGCTGGGTGTCGAGCCCACCGACGAGCTGGCCTCCGCCCGCACCCCCGGGGAACTGGTTTCCCTGGCCCGGCACTCGGCCGAGGCCGGCACCCTCGAACAGGACACCGCGGATCTCTTCGTACGGACCCTGTCGCTCGCCGGACTCACCGCACAGCACGTCATGACCCCACGGGTGAAGGTCAGCGCCCTGCAGTCCTCGGCGACCGCGCAGGACGTCCTCAACCTCACCCGCGCCACCGGCCTCTCCCGCTTCCCCGTCTACCGGGAGCGCATCGACGAGGTCGTCGGCATGATCCACCTCAAGGACGCGCTCGCCGTGCCCGCCCAGGACCGGTTGCGCACGCCGGCGGGCCGGATCGCCGTACCGCCGTTGCTGGTGCCGGAGACACTGCCCGTCGAACAGCTGCTCCAGCGGCTGCGCAACGAGCAGCCGATCGCCGTGGTCGTCGACGAGTACGGCGGCACCGCCGGGGTCGTCACCCTCGAGGACATCATCGAGGAACTCGTCGGCGAGGTCAGGGACGAGCACGACGCCGAAGGCGCCGACCGGCCCGAACTGGCCTCCGCCGCTCCCGAGGACGGCCGCCCGGCCTGGGACGCCGAAGGCAGCTGCCGGGTCCTGACCCTGCGCCGGATAGGGCTCGACGTCCCCGACGGACCGTACGAGACCGTGGCCGGGCTCGTCGCGGATCTGCTGGGCCGCATCCCTGCCCCTGGCGACCGGGCCGAACTGCCCGGATGGCGGATCTCCGTCCGCCAGGTCGGCCACTACCGCGCCGAGAAGGTCCGCTTCGTACGCACGGCCGAGGTGACCGACCCCGTCACCGAGGCACCGGTGGCCCACGGCGTCCTGGAGGCCGTGCGATGA
- a CDS encoding hemolysin family protein: MSLVQLLFAALLVLANGFFVGAEFALVSVRRSQVEPLAAAGSGRARQVLYGLENLPQMMAAAQFGITVCSLTLGAVAEPTVAHLLEPVFQAVHLPEDLIHPLGYVLALVFVVFLHLVIGEMVPKNLAMAAPEKTALWLSPGLVGFARVCRPVTSALGNCARLVLRLFGVDPKDEVEAVFTSEQLNRLVEDSGQAGLLEPEAQERLEDALELGSRPVTDVLLSRASLVTVDPSVTPHRIEELTVRTGYSRFPVCAEGGGPFMGYLHVKDVLDLEDGERAVPQHVWRPMATVRAELPLDDALTVMRRAATHLAQVADASGRVLGLVAMEDVLEMLVGEVRDPAHRVSVPRRTTDTMAAGTSELTASVH; the protein is encoded by the coding sequence ATGAGCCTTGTCCAGCTGCTGTTCGCGGCGCTCCTCGTGCTGGCGAACGGCTTCTTCGTCGGTGCCGAGTTCGCCCTCGTCTCCGTACGGCGCAGCCAGGTCGAACCCCTCGCGGCAGCAGGGTCGGGCCGGGCCCGCCAGGTGCTGTACGGCCTGGAGAACCTGCCGCAGATGATGGCTGCCGCCCAGTTCGGCATCACCGTCTGCTCGCTGACCCTCGGCGCCGTCGCCGAACCGACCGTCGCCCATCTGCTGGAGCCGGTCTTCCAGGCGGTTCACCTGCCCGAGGACCTGATCCATCCGCTCGGCTATGTGCTGGCGCTCGTCTTCGTGGTCTTCCTCCATCTCGTCATCGGCGAAATGGTCCCGAAGAACCTGGCGATGGCGGCGCCGGAGAAGACCGCGCTCTGGCTCAGCCCCGGCCTCGTCGGCTTCGCTCGTGTCTGCCGTCCGGTCACCTCCGCACTGGGCAACTGCGCCCGGCTGGTGCTCCGGCTCTTCGGCGTCGATCCGAAGGACGAGGTGGAGGCCGTCTTCACCAGCGAGCAGCTCAACCGGCTCGTCGAGGACTCCGGCCAGGCCGGACTGCTGGAGCCGGAGGCGCAGGAGCGGCTGGAGGACGCACTGGAGCTGGGCAGCAGGCCCGTCACCGATGTGCTGCTCAGCCGGGCCTCCCTGGTGACGGTGGACCCCTCCGTCACCCCGCACCGGATCGAGGAGCTGACCGTACGGACCGGCTACTCGCGCTTTCCCGTGTGCGCGGAGGGCGGCGGCCCGTTCATGGGCTATCTGCACGTCAAGGATGTCCTGGACCTGGAGGACGGCGAGCGGGCCGTCCCCCAGCACGTGTGGCGCCCGATGGCGACCGTGCGGGCCGAGCTGCCCCTGGACGACGCCCTGACCGTGATGCGCCGCGCGGCGACGCATCTGGCGCAGGTCGCCGACGCATCGGGCCGGGTCCTCGGCCTGGTCGCCATGGAGGACGTCCTGGAGATGCTGGTCGGTGAGGTACGCGACCCGGCCCACCGGGTCTCGGTGCCGCGCCGGACGACGGACACGATGGCCGCAGGCACCAGCGAACTCACCGCGTCGGTCCATTAG